A window of Garra rufa chromosome 16, GarRuf1.0, whole genome shotgun sequence contains these coding sequences:
- the fam193b gene encoding protein FAM193B, with the protein MARKKSKQQGVGAKDLVSGQQQQQSLSKKPGDAGAAAAAAAAAAAGGGAGGGGDAGASRTNQPMHTCCLLCHREFKDWGAGQVNGLPSHGSKLAEAVPALSQALLREVPGRKLADAVPSLSQSLLGEVPLWICQSCRKSVEEEERRTIQEQTAQVPLSHSSSCKSQSCGNGYPEHSSVDWDPSSFLSARKLSGLWNSAHSNGGSQCNHSTPTLSQSGTLGPACHEKRSSHDAPGKAAKTFGTKVCPYSHPASQNSNAASPGTLSASTDLCKTNPKHFKTMCRRPTPPGEAFHPNDHHQAADLSVPPNSPTGLSSQHSALLPPKQNSSQHVHVNSVSSGLPSHAPFSPLVPNIHAPAAKHSSGADSPVALHKPSACKNSHIPAGNPQHGKHSNSLIGCNHPCNGHSNGSSVASPNAGHLTSGACRDQACKGHKLPNGSLCHAPPCELEEGDDEDSSSERSSCASSSNNQKDGKYCDCCYCEFFGHNAPPAAPTSRNYAEIREKLRSRLTRRKEELPQRQDLDPAAPSAIDHRDVDELLDFINSTEPKPVNSAKAAKRARHKQKKKEKERALQGSVEAAISEPRSVSPPDPIEDSASDGEANRLLEWPQLELERVNSFLTSRLEEIKNTIKDSIRASFSMYDLNLDVNDFPKKAATLEGNHLLSHLNGSSDLQQIDLDLAPLSLRNFKRDLDIVNGWEDSTTAAKDIQRLHSTPSLSKLIRVRSPERSPATGSESIQPGTASAPKPSDAVLETKPITGVNSKTKKGKKQQNQRHQDQVTQEQVTSMKTAKTETHKAQETRAADSDKSTKGGSKQNHQTQQQADSQKIGNKRAEEVKACKQSSNGASNGHHNTGSNTQRGKNDLSDTRGNRSEHDVDTKTTSNTPSSQQQAQQPKGKTKNKNKNKTEKPSNTIDDVFLPKDVDPTEMDEIDREVEYFKRFCLDSAKQTRQKVAVNWSNFSLKKMPSNAAQ; encoded by the exons CCCATGCACACCTGCTGCTTGCTGTGCCACCGGGAGTTTAAAGACTGGGGGGCAGGCCAGGTGAACGGGCTCCCCAGTCACGGGTCCAAACTGGCAGAGGCTGTACCTGCTCTCTCCCAAGCCCTGCTGAGGGAGGTTCCAGGCCGAAAGCTGGCAGACGCCGTGCCTTCGCTCTCCCAGTCGCTGTTGGGTGAGGTACCGCTGTGGATCTGCCAGAGCTGCAGGAAGAGTGTGGAAGAGGAGGAGAGGAGAACGATTCAGGAGCAAACTGCGCAG GTGCCGCTGTCCCACTCGTCCTCGTGTAAGTCTCAAAGCTGTGGGAACGGTTATCCCGAGCATAGCTCAGTGGATTGGGACCCCAGCTCCTTCCTCTCCGCACGCAAGCTGTCTGGCCTGTGGAATTCGGCTCATTCTAACGGAGGGTCTCAATGCAACCACAGCACACCTACGCTTTCACAGA GTGGAACATTGGGACCAGCTTGCCATGAGAAGAGATCTTCTCATGACGCTCCCGGGAAGGCTGCCAAAACATTCGGAACTAAAGTCTGTCCCTACAGTCATCCCGCATCCCAGAATTCCAATGCGGCTTCTCCTGGTACACTGTCTGCCTCCACTGATCTATGTAAGACCAACCCCAAGCACTTCAAGACAATGTGTCGACGACCAACTCCTCCAG GTGAGGCGTTCCACCCAAATGACCACCACCAAGCTGCAGACCTGTCAGTGCCGCCCAACAGTCCAACTGGTCTCTCATCCCAGCATTCCGCGCTGCTGCCTCCCAAGCAAAACTCCAGTCAGCACGTTCACGTCAACTCCGTTAGTTCGGGGCTGCCTTCGCACGCTCCCTTCTCCCCGCTGGTACCAAACATTCATGCTCCCGCAGCTAAGCACTCGAGTGGGGCGGACAGTCCGGTGGCGCTACACAAGCCCAGCGCTTGCAAAAACTCCCACATTCCCGCTGGTAACCCACAACACGGCAAACATAGCAACTCTCTAATAGGATGCAATCACCCGTGCAACGGACACAGTAATGGCAGCTCTGTAGCCTCCCCCAATGCTGGCCATCTAACATCTGGGGCGTGCAG GGACCAGGCGTGTAAAGGGCACAAGTTGCCCAACGGGTCATTGTGTCATGCTCCGCCCTGTGAGCTTGAAGAAGGAGATGATGAAGACAGCAGCTCTGAGCGCAGCTCTTGTGCTTCCTCCTCCAACAATCAGAAGGACGGGAAATACTGTGACTGTTGCTACTGCGAGTTCTTTGGCCACAATgcg CCTCCGGCCGCCCCCACCAGTCGGAACTATGCTGAGATCAGGGAGAAGCTCCGGTCCAGGCTGACCCGCCGTAAAGAGGAACTTCCTCAGAGGCAGGATCTAGACCCGGCAGCACCGAGTGCCATAGACCATCGAGATGTGGACGAACTCCTAGACTTCATCAACAGCACAGAGCCCAAGCCCGTCAACAGCGCCAAGGCTGCAAAACGGGCACGGCACAAACAGAAGAAAAAG GAGAAGGAGAGGGCTCTTCAGGGCAGTGTCGAGGCAGCCATCAGTGAACCCCGCTCGGTATCTCCCCCCGACCCCATAGAAGATTCAGCTTCAGATGGGGAAGCAAACAGACTGTTGGAGTGGCCTCAGCTGGAGCTGGAGCGAGTTAACAGTTTCCTGACCAGCCGTCTGGAGGAGataaaaaacaccataaaagacTCCATCCGTGCCTCCTTCAGCATGTACGACCTTAACCTGGACGTCAACGACTTCCCGAAGAAGGCAGCGACACTGGAAGGAAACCATCTGCTGTCTCACCTCAATGGATCTTCTGATCTACAGCAGATAGACTTGGATCTGGCACCACTGTCATTGAGGAACTTCAAGAGAGACCTAGATATAGTGAACGGTTGGGAGGACTCCACCACTGCAGCCAAAGACATCCAGAGGCTCCACTCCACACCAAGTCTTTCCAAACTCATCCGTGTGCGGTCACCAGAACGAAGCCCAGCCACGGGTTCAGAGTCCATCCAGCCTGGCACCGCATCTGCACCCAAGCCAAGTGATGCAGTCCTTGAAACCAAGCCCATAACTGGAGTCAATTCTAAGACAAAGAAGGGTAAGAAACAGCAGAATCAGAGGCACCAAGACCAGGTGACTCAAGAGCAGGTGACCAGTATGAAAACGGCAAAAACTGAGACGCACAAAGCGCAGGAAACAAGGGCAGCTGATTCAGATAAAAGCACCAAAGGTGGATCCAAACAGAACCACCAGACTCAGCAGCAGGCAGACTCGCAGAAAATAGGAAATAAGAGAGCAGAAGAGGTCAAAGCTTGCAAGCAGTCATCCAATGGAGCCTCAAACGGTCACCATAATACAGGGTCTAACACGCAGAGGGGGAAGAATGACCTCTCGGATACACGGGGAAACAGGTCGGAGCATGACGTAGACACTAAAACCACCTCCAACACTCCCAGTTCACAGCAGCAAGCACAACAACCGAAGGGAAAGActaaaaacaagaacaaaaacaaGACGGAAAAACCGAGTAACACAATCG ATGACGTGTTCCTTCCCAAAGACGTCGACCCTACGGAAATGGACGAGATTGATCGTGAGGTTGAATATTTCAAGAG gttttgccTTGACTCTGCTAAACAAACTCGACAGAAGGTGGCCGTGAACTGGTCCAACTTCAGCCTCAAAAAGATGCCCTCAAATGCAGCTCAGTAA